Proteins encoded together in one Coffea arabica cultivar ET-39 chromosome 2c, Coffea Arabica ET-39 HiFi, whole genome shotgun sequence window:
- the LOC113726477 gene encoding uncharacterized protein isoform X1 produces MLPTTSKGRTSSNARPNSPFPHYLRRIVKWQQMDIEYTFWQMLHLCTSPKVVYQHTKYHKQTKNQWARDDPAFVVICSLLLVVSTSAYCAAYDHSVGHAVYVVMSVLLFHLLMTGAILATCCWFLTNNYLREEVPNSHVVEQRVEWLYAFDVHCNSFFPMFVLLYVIHYFLSPLLIAHGFIPVLLSNLLFMVAASYYHYLNFLGYDVLPFLERTTFFLYPIGVVIVLSPILILIGFNPSRYVMNMYFSQLE; encoded by the exons ATGCTGCCAACTACATCAAAGGGGCGGACGAGCTCCAATGCCCGGCCCAATTCTCCTTTCCCTCATTATCTCCGTAGAATCGTCAAG TGGCAACAAATGGACATTGAATATACTTTCTGGCAAATGCTACATTTATGCACCTCCCCAAAAGTGGT ATATCAGCACACTAAATATCACAAGC AAACAAAGAATCAATGGGCACGTGATGATCCAGCATTCGTAGTGATATGCAGTCTTCTTTTGGTAGTTTCCACCTCAGCTTATTGTGCCGC GTATGATCATAGTGTGGGACATGCTGTTTATGTAGTTATGTCAGTGTTGCTTTTTCATCTTTTGATGACTGGTGCAATTTTGGCTACATGTTGCTG GTTCTTGACCAACAATTATCTTCGTGAAGAAGTTCCAAACAGTCATGTGGTGGAGCAACGAGTGGAATG GTTGTACGCATTTGATGTACACTGCAACTCTTTCTTCCCGATGTTTGTTCTGCTATATG TCATACACTATTTTTTGTCACCTCTGCTGATAGCTCATGGTTTCATTCCTGTTTTGCTATCAAACTTGCTCTTCATGGTGGCTGCTTCCTACTATCACTACTTGAATTTTTTGGGTTATGATG TACTGCCTTTCTTGGAAAGAACAACCTTCTTCCTATACCCAATTGGTGTCGTAATTGTCCTCTCACCAATCT TGATTCTGATTGGTTTCAATCCGTCGAGATATGTCATGAATATGTACTTCAGTCAGTTGGAATAG
- the LOC113726477 gene encoding uncharacterized protein isoform X2 — translation MPGPILLSLIISVESSRYQHTKYHKQTKNQWARDDPAFVVICSLLLVVSTSAYCAAYDHSVGHAVYVVMSVLLFHLLMTGAILATCCWFLTNNYLREEVPNSHVVEQRVEWLYAFDVHCNSFFPMFVLLYVIHYFLSPLLIAHGFIPVLLSNLLFMVAASYYHYLNFLGYDVLPFLERTTFFLYPIGVVIVLSPILILIGFNPSRYVMNMYFSQLE, via the exons ATGCCCGGCCCAATTCTCCTTTCCCTCATTATCTCCGTAGAATCGTCAAG ATATCAGCACACTAAATATCACAAGC AAACAAAGAATCAATGGGCACGTGATGATCCAGCATTCGTAGTGATATGCAGTCTTCTTTTGGTAGTTTCCACCTCAGCTTATTGTGCCGC GTATGATCATAGTGTGGGACATGCTGTTTATGTAGTTATGTCAGTGTTGCTTTTTCATCTTTTGATGACTGGTGCAATTTTGGCTACATGTTGCTG GTTCTTGACCAACAATTATCTTCGTGAAGAAGTTCCAAACAGTCATGTGGTGGAGCAACGAGTGGAATG GTTGTACGCATTTGATGTACACTGCAACTCTTTCTTCCCGATGTTTGTTCTGCTATATG TCATACACTATTTTTTGTCACCTCTGCTGATAGCTCATGGTTTCATTCCTGTTTTGCTATCAAACTTGCTCTTCATGGTGGCTGCTTCCTACTATCACTACTTGAATTTTTTGGGTTATGATG TACTGCCTTTCTTGGAAAGAACAACCTTCTTCCTATACCCAATTGGTGTCGTAATTGTCCTCTCACCAATCT TGATTCTGATTGGTTTCAATCCGTCGAGATATGTCATGAATATGTACTTCAGTCAGTTGGAATAG
- the LOC113726478 gene encoding cinnamyl alcohol dehydrogenase 1-like, protein MQKMGSLEVEKETTGWAARDPSGILSPYTYTLRNTGPEDVYVRVICCGICHTDIHQIKNDLGMSNYPMVPGHEVVGEVVEVGSEVTKFRVGDCVGVGVLVGCCKTCRPCKADIEQYCNKKIWSYNDVYTDGRPTQGGFAGAMVVHQKFVVKIPDGMSAEQAAPLLCAGVTVYSPLNHFGLKESGLRGAILGLGGVGHMGVKIAKAMGHHVTVISSSNKKREEAIEHLGADEYLVSSDTARMQGFADSLDYIIDTVPVCHPLEPYLSLLKVDGKLILMGVINTPLQFVSPMVMLGRKTITGSFVGSMKETEEMLEFCKERNLTSTIEVVKMDYVNTALERLEKNDVRYRFVVDVAGSKLEQ, encoded by the exons ATGCAGAAAATGGGGAGCTTGGAAGTGGAGAAGGAAACAACCGGATGGGCAGCAAGAGACCCTTCTGGGATTCTCTCGCCCTACACCTACACTCTCAG AAACACAGGCCCTGAAGATGTTTATGTCAGGGTGATATGCTGTGGGATTTGCCATACGGATATTCACCAAATCAAAAATGACCTTGGCATGTCCAATTACCCCATGGTTCCAGG GCATGAAGTAGTAGGTGAGGTGGTTGAGGTGGGATCGGAGGTCACCAAATTCAGGGTAGGAGATTGCGTTGGAGTTGGCGTATTAGTTGGATGCTGCAAGACTTGTCGCCCATGCAAAGCAGACATAGAGCAGTACTGCAACAAGAAGATTTGGTCTTACAATGATGTCTACACCGACGGCAGACCAACCCAAGGGGGTTTTGCTGGTGCCATGGTtgttcatcaaaa GTTTGTTGTGAAAATACCAGATGGTATGTCAGCAGAGCAAGCGGCACCCCTGCTGTGTGCTGGGGTGACAGTATACAGTCCACTCAACCATTTTGGCCTAAAGGAAAGCGGATTAAGAGGAGCAATACTTGGACTGGGAGGAGTGGGGCATATGGGAGTAAAAATAGCAAAAGCCATGGGGCATCATGTTACGGTCATAAGCTCTTCCAATAAAAAGAGAGAGGAGGCCATCGAGCACCTTGGCGCGGATGAGTATTTGGTCAGCTCCGACACCGCTCGGATGCAAGGGTTTGCCGACTCGCTAGACTACATCATTGACACAGTCCCTGTGTGTCACCCTCTCGAGCCTTACCTGTCTTTGTTGAAGGTGGATGGTAAATTGATTCTGATGGGCGTCATCAATACTCCATTGCAATTTGTCAGCCCAATGGTTATGCTAG GAAGGAAAACCATCACGGGAAGCTTTGTTGGTAGCATGAAAGAGACGGAAGAAATGCTTGAATTTTGCAAGGAAAGGAATCTGACATCCACGATTGAAGTTGTGAAGATGGATTACGTCAACACCGCCCTGGAAAGGTTGGAGAAAAATGATGTTAGGTACAGATTTGTGGTGGACGTTGCCGGCAGCAAGCTTGAGCAGTGA